From the Roseibium salinum genome, one window contains:
- a CDS encoding heparinase II/III family protein — protein sequence MHGGPMFRMQPFLAVPSRLLIAPQDLRTADATNAADIYGGRFLFSGHLVETQGRSPFELKATHEDWQRELHSFGWLRDLRAADSQIARQNARALVEDWIKFSGRWHDIGWEAPVVTRRILSWLAHSPFILMDGDHDFYRSFVKSLARQVRYLRQTMNETDDGVDRLHAALAIASACLSMADQGRFARQSVRRLEHELNRQILPDGGHISRNPRALIDILADLLPIRQAFVSQGLEMPQAMLQSVDRMMPLLRFFRHGDGALAHFNGMGSTPSDLVATILAYDDARGAPPLNAPHSGYQRLVGGASVTLIDTGPPPATSVSGDAHAGCLSFEFSSGGNRIVVNCGVSPKSNPLWRRVARSTAAHSTATIEDTSSCHFLSEKPFGRMLGAPILWGPVNVPVEREDDKAGSRITASHDGYAAEFHVVHERDMRLSGDGTVLDGIDTFVGVASIDPDHRYAIRFHLHPAIRTSMIRGGSAVLLVCRDGEAWEFEAPGSELAVEESIYLSDVYGHRKSEQIVLNGAVLEAPSVAWQFRKTATARLSRRGTSDFDEVDELPLGDGESNIVEP from the coding sequence ATGCATGGCGGACCGATGTTCCGCATGCAGCCGTTTCTGGCTGTGCCCTCGCGCCTGCTCATCGCACCGCAGGACCTGCGCACCGCGGACGCGACCAACGCGGCCGACATCTATGGCGGGCGATTCCTGTTTTCCGGACATCTGGTGGAGACGCAGGGCCGCTCGCCCTTCGAGCTGAAGGCCACGCATGAGGACTGGCAGCGCGAGCTGCACAGTTTCGGCTGGCTGCGCGACCTGCGCGCCGCCGACAGCCAGATTGCGCGGCAGAACGCCCGCGCGCTGGTGGAAGACTGGATCAAGTTCAGCGGCCGCTGGCACGATATCGGCTGGGAGGCGCCCGTGGTCACCCGGCGGATCCTGTCCTGGCTGGCGCACTCGCCGTTCATCCTCATGGACGGGGACCACGACTTCTACAGGAGTTTCGTCAAGTCGCTGGCCCGGCAGGTGCGCTATCTGCGCCAGACAATGAATGAAACCGATGACGGGGTCGACCGCCTGCACGCCGCGCTGGCGATCGCCTCGGCGTGTCTTTCCATGGCGGATCAGGGGCGCTTCGCGCGCCAGAGCGTCCGCCGGCTGGAACATGAGCTCAACCGGCAGATCCTGCCCGACGGCGGCCACATCTCCCGCAACCCGCGGGCGCTGATCGACATTCTCGCAGACCTTCTGCCCATCCGGCAGGCATTCGTCTCCCAGGGCCTGGAAATGCCCCAGGCCATGCTGCAGTCGGTCGACCGGATGATGCCGCTTCTGCGGTTCTTCCGCCACGGAGATGGCGCCCTTGCCCATTTCAACGGCATGGGTTCCACGCCGAGCGATCTGGTGGCCACGATCCTGGCCTATGACGATGCCCGGGGCGCACCGCCGCTCAACGCGCCGCATTCCGGATACCAGCGCCTTGTCGGCGGTGCTTCGGTTACCCTGATCGATACCGGCCCGCCGCCGGCGACTTCCGTTTCGGGTGACGCCCATGCCGGATGCCTCTCCTTCGAATTCTCCTCAGGCGGCAACCGGATCGTGGTCAATTGCGGCGTTTCGCCGAAATCCAATCCGCTCTGGCGCAGGGTCGCCCGCTCGACCGCCGCCCATTCGACGGCGACCATCGAAGACACCTCGTCCTGTCACTTCCTGTCGGAAAAGCCGTTCGGCCGCATGCTCGGCGCTCCCATCCTGTGGGGGCCTGTCAACGTTCCGGTCGAGCGGGAGGACGACAAGGCGGGCAGCCGGATCACCGCATCCCATGACGGCTATGCCGCGGAATTCCATGTCGTGCACGAGCGGGACATGCGTCTTTCGGGCGACGGCACCGTGCTCGACGGCATCGACACCTTCGTGGGGGTCGCATCCATCGACCCGGACCACCGCTATGCGATCCGCTTCCATCTCCACCCGGCCATCCGTACGTCGATGATCCGCGGGGGAAGCGCGGTGCTGCTGGTCTGCCGCGATGGCGAGGCCTGGGAATTCGAGGCCCCCGGCAGCGAGCTTGCGGTCGAGGAAAGCATCTATCTGTCCGATGTCTACGGCCACAGGAAGAGCGAGCAGATCGTCCTCAACGGCGCTGTTCTGGAAGCCCCTTCCGTCGCCTGGCAGTTCCGCAAGACGGCAACGGCACGGCTGAGCCGCCGGGGCACCAGCGATTTTGACGAAGTGGACGAGCTTCCCCTGGGAGACGGGGAAAGCAATATAGTCGAGCCATGA
- the purH gene encoding bifunctional phosphoribosylaminoimidazolecarboxamide formyltransferase/IMP cyclohydrolase: protein MAIVSKAVPVPELVPVKRALLSVFDKTGLVDFAKALAERGVELVSTGGSYKALKDAGLTVLDISEVTGFPEIMDGRVKTLHPKVHGGLLAIREDADHKTAMREHGITGIDLFCGNLYPFEQVVASGADYATGIENIDIGGPAMTRAAAKNHAYVTVVTDPADYDQVISALDTNGGQSPLALRKSLALKAFARTAAYDAAVSNWLADQLDEETPAHRAVGGELAEVMRYGENPHQTAGFYKTGENRPGVATARQLQGKTLSYNNINDTDAAFELVSEFDPARTSAVAIIKHANPCGVAEGASLREAYEKALRCDPVSAFGGIVALNKTLDVEAAEEIVKTFTEVIIAPDADDAARAIIAAKKNLRLLVTGGLADARAKGLFVKSVAGGLLVQSRDNGVVDDLDLKVVTKRAPSEQELADLKFAFRVAKHVKSNAIVYAKDGATVGVGAGQMSRVDSARIAARKALDATEAAGLSEPLTKGCVVASDAFFPFADGLLSAAEAGATAVIQPGGSMRDDDVIAAADEAGLAMVMTGMRHFRH from the coding sequence ATGGCCATCGTGTCCAAAGCCGTTCCCGTTCCCGAACTGGTTCCCGTCAAGCGCGCGCTGCTTTCCGTATTCGACAAGACGGGCCTCGTCGACTTTGCCAAGGCGCTGGCCGAGCGCGGCGTGGAGCTTGTTTCCACCGGCGGTTCCTACAAGGCCTTGAAGGACGCGGGACTGACGGTTCTGGACATTTCCGAGGTCACCGGTTTTCCGGAAATCATGGACGGCAGGGTCAAGACGCTGCATCCCAAGGTTCATGGCGGTCTTCTGGCCATCCGGGAGGATGCCGATCACAAGACGGCGATGCGTGAACACGGCATCACCGGCATCGATCTCTTCTGCGGTAACCTCTATCCGTTCGAACAGGTGGTCGCCTCGGGCGCCGATTATGCCACCGGCATCGAGAACATCGATATCGGCGGCCCGGCCATGACCCGTGCCGCCGCCAAGAACCATGCCTATGTCACGGTGGTGACGGATCCGGCCGATTACGACCAGGTGATCTCCGCGCTCGACACCAATGGCGGCCAGTCGCCGCTGGCCCTGCGCAAGAGCCTGGCGCTGAAGGCCTTTGCCCGCACGGCGGCCTATGACGCCGCTGTTTCCAACTGGCTGGCGGACCAGCTCGACGAGGAAACGCCTGCCCACCGGGCCGTCGGCGGCGAACTCGCCGAGGTCATGCGTTACGGCGAAAACCCGCACCAGACCGCGGGCTTCTACAAGACCGGCGAGAACCGCCCGGGTGTTGCGACCGCCAGACAGCTCCAGGGCAAGACGCTCTCCTACAACAACATCAACGATACGGATGCGGCTTTCGAACTGGTGAGCGAATTCGATCCGGCGCGCACCAGTGCCGTCGCGATCATCAAGCATGCCAATCCTTGCGGCGTCGCCGAAGGGGCGAGCCTGAGGGAAGCCTACGAGAAGGCCCTGCGCTGCGACCCCGTTTCCGCATTCGGCGGCATTGTCGCCCTCAACAAGACGCTCGACGTGGAAGCGGCGGAGGAAATCGTCAAGACCTTTACCGAGGTCATCATCGCGCCGGACGCCGATGATGCGGCGCGCGCCATCATTGCCGCGAAGAAGAACCTGCGCCTTCTGGTCACCGGCGGCCTGGCGGATGCGCGGGCAAAGGGGCTGTTCGTCAAGTCGGTCGCCGGCGGTCTCCTGGTGCAGTCCCGCGACAACGGCGTCGTTGACGATCTCGACCTGAAGGTGGTGACGAAGCGCGCTCCGAGCGAGCAGGAGCTGGCGGACCTGAAATTCGCCTTCCGGGTCGCCAAGCATGTGAAGTCCAACGCGATCGTCTATGCGAAGGACGGCGCGACCGTGGGCGTGGGTGCCGGCCAGATGAGCCGGGTGGATTCCGCCCGTATCGCCGCCCGCAAGGCGCTGGATGCGACGGAAGCCGCGGGCCTGAGCGAGCCGCTCACCAAGGGCTGCGTCGTCGCCTCCGATGCGTTCTTCCCGTTTGCCGACGGCCTGTTGTCCGCAGCCGAAGCCGGGGCCACCGCCGTCATCCAGCCGGGCGGCTCCATGCGCGACGACGACGTCATCGCCGCGGCCGATGAGGCGGGCCTTGCCATGGTCATGACGGGGATGCGGCATTTCCGTCACTGA
- a CDS encoding methyl-accepting chemotaxis protein, with protein sequence MFRNAKITTKLIAASATALTVALAVGISAIGWQASRITGELALSEAETVAHEQAQFVQRGLEKGLKSAQALASTFSGLKKAGSVDRDAWSAVVENLALTNKDLSGAWGAVVNNQLDGKDAEFVGNETWAEGGEWQPYYFRKADGSLAYRPIEKIAVGNMSDASQLWFNGAYVSGKDYVTEPYSWEADGKTVTGVSFSVPIRDGGKVVGVAGGDILLTPLSEELGKQKPLETGSIHLLSQEGIWIAHPDQAVLGKAWSEGRSEADLAVESALLDAVKNGEPFSYDGYSNSLGADVRRIVVPVSIGETDSKLAVVVNVPLKTLNAASSQITTMIVAVGVGLLIVVALSIYLVGNRIVRRPLERAVGSIQALIDQRYDAPIDDTDREDEIGQISKALEVFREKAQQAETLSEEQKEIQRQQIARAERISELSQSFDRQISELTQTVMAQVQDLNAASVSLTAGADDTSEKSTAVAAASEEASSNVETVASAAEELMASVNEISRQMTQSTQIAAHAVSQAQSTNSKIEGLAKAANRISEVVKLITDIAEQTNLLALNATIEAARAGEAGKGFAVVAAEVKELANQTAKATEEISHQIQSVQNETAGSVDAIKGISETIEKMNEISSSIQSSVEQQGLATDEIARNIQEASNGTQQVAQNIVKVAASADDTGGAARQVSASANVLQTEANRLKQEVESFLENVRQVG encoded by the coding sequence GTGTTCAGGAATGCGAAAATCACAACCAAGCTGATCGCTGCGAGTGCGACCGCCCTGACGGTCGCACTTGCGGTCGGAATCAGCGCAATCGGATGGCAGGCGTCCCGGATAACCGGCGAACTGGCGCTGTCGGAAGCCGAAACCGTTGCGCACGAACAGGCCCAATTCGTTCAACGCGGCCTGGAAAAGGGACTGAAATCCGCCCAGGCGCTGGCCAGCACTTTCAGTGGCCTGAAAAAGGCCGGTTCCGTGGACCGGGACGCCTGGAGCGCCGTGGTCGAAAACCTGGCGTTGACCAACAAGGACCTTTCCGGCGCCTGGGGCGCCGTGGTCAACAATCAGCTCGACGGCAAGGACGCGGAGTTCGTCGGCAACGAGACATGGGCCGAGGGTGGTGAGTGGCAGCCCTATTATTTCCGCAAGGCCGATGGCAGCCTCGCCTACCGGCCGATTGAAAAGATTGCGGTCGGCAACATGAGCGACGCGAGCCAGTTGTGGTTCAACGGCGCCTATGTCAGCGGCAAGGACTACGTGACCGAGCCCTACAGCTGGGAAGCGGACGGCAAGACCGTCACCGGCGTTTCCTTCTCCGTGCCGATCCGCGACGGCGGCAAGGTGGTCGGTGTTGCCGGCGGCGACATTCTGCTGACGCCGCTTTCGGAGGAACTGGGCAAGCAGAAGCCGCTCGAGACCGGTTCGATCCATCTCCTGTCGCAAGAGGGCATCTGGATTGCCCATCCGGACCAGGCCGTGCTCGGCAAGGCGTGGTCGGAAGGCCGCTCAGAGGCCGACCTTGCCGTGGAGAGCGCATTGCTGGATGCGGTCAAGAACGGCGAACCTTTCTCCTATGACGGCTATTCGAACTCGCTGGGCGCGGATGTTCGCCGCATCGTCGTACCGGTCTCCATCGGCGAAACGGATTCGAAGCTCGCCGTGGTCGTGAACGTTCCGCTCAAGACCCTCAACGCCGCATCGTCGCAGATCACGACCATGATCGTCGCCGTCGGCGTCGGCCTGCTCATCGTCGTTGCCCTGTCCATCTATCTCGTCGGCAACCGCATCGTCCGCCGTCCGCTGGAACGCGCCGTCGGCAGCATCCAGGCCCTGATCGATCAGCGTTACGACGCGCCGATCGACGATACGGACCGTGAAGACGAGATCGGTCAGATCAGCAAGGCGCTGGAGGTCTTCCGCGAGAAGGCGCAGCAGGCGGAAACGCTCTCCGAAGAGCAAAAGGAAATCCAGCGGCAGCAGATTGCGCGCGCCGAACGTATCAGCGAGCTCTCCCAGAGTTTCGACCGGCAGATTTCCGAGCTTACCCAGACTGTTATGGCGCAGGTGCAGGACCTGAACGCAGCCTCCGTCTCGCTGACGGCCGGTGCCGACGACACCAGCGAGAAGAGCACCGCCGTCGCTGCAGCCTCCGAAGAAGCCTCTTCCAACGTGGAGACCGTGGCTTCGGCCGCCGAGGAACTGATGGCCTCCGTCAACGAGATCTCCCGTCAGATGACCCAGTCGACGCAAATCGCCGCTCATGCCGTCAGCCAGGCGCAGTCCACCAACAGCAAGATCGAGGGGCTGGCGAAAGCCGCCAACCGCATCAGCGAAGTCGTCAAGCTGATCACCGACATCGCCGAGCAAACCAACCTCCTGGCCCTCAATGCGACCATCGAGGCGGCCCGCGCCGGAGAGGCCGGCAAGGGCTTTGCGGTCGTTGCCGCCGAGGTCAAGGAACTTGCCAACCAGACGGCCAAGGCGACGGAAGAGATCTCTCACCAGATCCAGTCGGTGCAGAACGAAACCGCCGGCTCCGTCGATGCGATCAAGGGCATTTCGGAAACGATCGAGAAGATGAACGAAATCTCCTCGAGCATTCAGTCCTCCGTGGAGCAGCAGGGCCTTGCCACGGACGAGATCGCCCGCAACATCCAGGAAGCCTCGAACGGCACCCAGCAGGTTGCCCAGAACATCGTCAAGGTGGCGGCTTCCGCCGACGACACGGGCGGCGCGGCGCGGCAGGTCAGCGCATCGGCAAATGTCCTGCAAACCGAGGCCAACCGGCTGAAACAGGAAGTCGAGAGCTTCCTGGAGAATGTCCGCCAGGTCGGCTGA
- a CDS encoding MFS transporter — protein MTTVLEIGSGKTDQRAVVSWALFDWAAQPFFTLITTFVFAPFFATALAATPAEGQALWGYATAAAGLGIALAAPVLGSIADATGRRKRWILLFSVPFLACCWAFWYAAPGSPHAVAIALTAFAIGTLSIEIATVFNNAMMPSLVPPSRIGRLSSFGWALGYASGLASLVIALGFFAANPETGRTLLGFEPVLGLDPATQEGDRAVGPFSALWYLVFVLPMFLFVPDTPHRAKIGSAIRLGLSSLRESLSHARANRNIFLFLLANMVFKDGLVALFAFGGIYSAGQLGWGSIEIGTFGIILTITGTLGLLLGGPMDDRFGARAVIIFCLIVLMICGLGLISVDSTTVFFFIRTEAAPEGAFFASLPEQVFIGLGGLIGAVSGPLQASCRSLLIRLAPPDRMTQYFGLMALSGKLTSFLAPLAVSVVTSLTSSQPAGMSVILVFFALGLGLLMMVTEKRAGHRG, from the coding sequence ATGACCACGGTTTTGGAAATCGGCTCCGGGAAGACTGACCAGCGCGCGGTGGTCTCCTGGGCGCTCTTCGATTGGGCCGCACAGCCGTTTTTCACGCTGATCACCACGTTCGTCTTCGCGCCCTTTTTTGCCACCGCCCTGGCCGCGACCCCGGCCGAAGGCCAGGCCCTGTGGGGCTATGCCACGGCAGCCGCGGGTCTCGGCATTGCGCTCGCCGCTCCCGTGCTCGGCTCCATTGCCGATGCCACCGGCCGGCGAAAACGCTGGATCCTCCTCTTTTCCGTGCCCTTTCTCGCCTGCTGCTGGGCATTCTGGTACGCGGCTCCCGGCAGCCCGCATGCGGTTGCCATCGCGCTGACGGCCTTCGCCATCGGCACGCTTTCCATCGAAATCGCCACCGTCTTCAACAACGCCATGATGCCCTCGCTGGTCCCGCCCTCGCGCATCGGGCGCCTGTCGAGCTTCGGCTGGGCCCTGGGCTATGCAAGCGGGCTGGCAAGCCTCGTCATTGCCCTCGGATTTTTCGCGGCGAACCCGGAAACGGGCAGGACGCTGCTCGGCTTCGAACCGGTCCTCGGCCTCGACCCCGCCACGCAGGAAGGAGACCGGGCAGTCGGGCCGTTCTCGGCGCTGTGGTATCTGGTCTTTGTCCTGCCGATGTTCCTCTTCGTGCCGGACACGCCGCACAGGGCAAAGATCGGCTCCGCGATCCGCCTGGGATTGTCCAGCCTTCGCGAAAGCCTCTCCCATGCCCGTGCGAACCGGAACATCTTCCTGTTTCTCCTGGCAAACATGGTCTTCAAGGACGGCCTGGTCGCCCTCTTCGCCTTTGGCGGCATCTATTCGGCCGGGCAGCTGGGCTGGGGGTCCATCGAAATCGGCACGTTCGGCATCATTCTGACCATCACCGGCACGCTCGGCCTGCTTCTCGGCGGCCCGATGGACGACCGGTTCGGCGCCCGCGCGGTCATCATCTTTTGCCTGATCGTCCTGATGATCTGCGGCCTCGGCCTGATCTCGGTCGACAGCACCACCGTGTTTTTCTTCATCCGAACCGAGGCCGCCCCCGAAGGCGCGTTCTTCGCCTCGCTGCCGGAGCAGGTCTTCATCGGCCTCGGCGGCCTGATCGGCGCCGTTTCCGGGCCCTTGCAGGCCTCCTGCCGCAGCCTGCTGATCCGTCTCGCCCCGCCGGACCGGATGACCCAGTATTTCGGCCTCATGGCCCTGTCCGGCAAACTCACGAGTTTCCTGGCCCCGCTCGCCGTCAGCGTCGTCACCTCCCTCACCAGCAGCCAGCCGGCCGGCATGTCGGTCATCCTGGTGTTTTTTGCGCTCGGCCTCGGCCTTCTCATGATGGTTACGGAAAAGCGGGCCGGGCATCGGGGTTAA